One Burkholderia thailandensis E264 genomic window carries:
- a CDS encoding MFS transporter — MPASELSAVSSAPPRALTGRDYKTLGLAALGGALEFYDFIIFVFFAPAIGQLFFPHDIPDWLRQLQTFGIFAAGYLARPLGGIVMAHFGDLVGRKRMFTLSVLLMSVPTLLMGLLPTYDSVGILAPVALLLFRVLQGAAVGGEVPGAWVFVSEHVPSQRIGYACGTLTAGLTIGILLGSLVATAINSRFSTAEVAAFAWRIPFLLGGVFGLFSVYLRRWLHETPVFAEMKARKTLAAEIPLKAVIRDHGRAVIVSMLITWMLSAAIVVVILMTPTLLQKQFHIAPATALFANSIATLCLTAGCITAGSLADRFGAKAVLSIGGIALAACYYAMYTQIAVDASRLVPLYGLAGFAVGTIGAVPFVLVKSFPAVVRFSGISFSYNVAYAVFGGLTPVIVSLLMKSSPLAPAYYVAAICVLGAVAMPFAKDAE, encoded by the coding sequence ATGCCTGCTTCCGAACTGAGCGCCGTCTCAAGCGCCCCGCCCCGCGCCCTGACGGGCCGCGACTACAAAACCCTCGGCCTCGCCGCGTTGGGCGGCGCGCTGGAGTTCTACGATTTCATCATCTTTGTGTTCTTCGCGCCCGCGATCGGCCAGCTGTTCTTCCCGCACGACATCCCCGACTGGCTTCGCCAGTTGCAGACGTTCGGCATCTTCGCGGCCGGCTATCTCGCGCGGCCGCTCGGCGGCATCGTGATGGCGCACTTCGGCGACCTCGTCGGCCGCAAGCGGATGTTCACGCTGAGCGTGCTGCTGATGTCGGTGCCGACGCTGCTGATGGGCCTGCTGCCCACCTACGACAGCGTCGGCATCCTCGCGCCGGTCGCGCTGCTGCTGTTCCGCGTGCTGCAGGGCGCGGCGGTGGGCGGCGAAGTGCCCGGCGCGTGGGTGTTCGTGTCCGAGCACGTGCCGTCGCAGCGCATCGGCTACGCGTGCGGCACGCTGACGGCGGGCCTCACGATCGGCATCCTGCTCGGCTCGCTCGTCGCGACGGCCATCAACAGCCGCTTCTCGACAGCCGAAGTCGCCGCGTTCGCGTGGCGCATCCCGTTCCTGCTCGGCGGCGTGTTCGGCCTCTTCTCCGTCTACCTGCGCCGCTGGCTGCACGAGACGCCCGTGTTCGCCGAGATGAAGGCGCGCAAGACGCTCGCGGCCGAGATCCCGCTGAAGGCGGTGATTCGCGACCACGGCCGCGCGGTGATCGTGTCGATGCTGATCACGTGGATGCTGTCGGCGGCGATCGTCGTCGTGATCCTGATGACGCCGACGCTGCTGCAAAAGCAGTTTCATATCGCACCCGCGACCGCGCTGTTCGCGAACAGCATCGCGACGCTGTGCCTGACGGCCGGCTGCATCACCGCCGGCTCGCTCGCGGACCGCTTCGGCGCGAAGGCGGTGCTGTCGATCGGCGGCATCGCGCTCGCCGCGTGCTACTACGCGATGTACACGCAGATCGCCGTCGACGCCTCGCGCCTCGTGCCGCTCTACGGGCTCGCGGGCTTCGCCGTCGGCACGATCGGCGCGGTGCCGTTCGTGCTGGTGAAGAGCTTTCCGGCCGTCGTGCGCTTCTCGGGCATCTCGTTCTCTTACAACGTCGCGTACGCGGTGTTCGGCGGGCTCACGCCGGTGATCGTGTCGCTGCTGATGAAATCGAGCCCGCTCGCGCCGGCCTACTATGTCGCGGCGATCTGCGTGCTCGGCGCGGTCGCGATGCCGTTCGCGAAGGACGCCGAATAA
- a CDS encoding Ldh family oxidoreductase yields the protein MNDPQDLARPDVVLSLDDVHALALRVLARHGLSDAHARAIANVITQGQRDECHSHGVYRLLVCARSLRLGKVDPHAAPTLRRLSPSIVALDAHRGFSLLAFETGLPVLVEMARRHGIAAMAINRCYHFSALWPEVEAIAAHGLAGLAMNPSHSWVAPEGGARPVFGTNPLAFAWPRPGGTPFVFDFATSAIARGDIELHAKEGKPIPPHWALDANGAPTTDPKAALQGAMRTFGGHKGSALAAMIELLAGALIGDMTSAESLAFDEGVGATPCHGELVIALDPKVFLGDALEAGLARGERMLDAIVAQGARLPSQRRFDARARSVAHGVRIPARLHDEIVALLD from the coding sequence ATGAATGATCCGCAAGACCTCGCGCGGCCGGACGTCGTCCTGTCGCTCGACGACGTGCACGCGCTCGCGCTGCGCGTGCTCGCGCGCCACGGGCTGTCCGACGCGCACGCGCGCGCGATCGCGAACGTGATCACGCAAGGCCAGCGCGACGAATGCCATTCGCACGGCGTCTACCGGCTGCTCGTGTGCGCGCGCTCGCTGCGCCTCGGCAAGGTCGATCCGCACGCGGCGCCGACGCTGCGCCGGCTATCGCCGTCGATCGTCGCGCTCGACGCGCATCGCGGCTTCTCGCTGCTCGCGTTCGAGACCGGCCTGCCGGTGCTCGTCGAGATGGCGCGGCGGCACGGCATCGCCGCGATGGCGATCAACCGCTGCTACCACTTCTCGGCGCTGTGGCCGGAGGTGGAGGCGATCGCCGCGCACGGCCTCGCCGGCCTCGCGATGAATCCGAGCCATAGCTGGGTCGCGCCCGAAGGCGGCGCGCGGCCGGTGTTCGGCACGAACCCGCTCGCGTTCGCGTGGCCGCGCCCGGGCGGCACGCCGTTCGTGTTCGACTTCGCGACGAGCGCGATCGCGCGCGGCGACATCGAGCTGCACGCGAAGGAGGGCAAGCCGATCCCGCCGCATTGGGCGCTCGACGCGAACGGCGCGCCCACCACCGATCCGAAGGCCGCGCTGCAAGGCGCGATGCGCACGTTCGGCGGGCACAAGGGCTCGGCGCTCGCGGCGATGATCGAGCTGCTCGCCGGCGCGCTGATCGGCGACATGACGAGCGCCGAATCGCTCGCGTTCGACGAAGGCGTCGGCGCGACGCCGTGTCATGGCGAGCTCGTGATCGCGCTCGATCCGAAAGTGTTTCTCGGCGACGCGCTCGAAGCCGGCCTCGCGCGCGGCGAGCGCATGCTCGATGCGATCGTCGCGCAGGGCGCGCGGCTGCCGTCGCAGCGGCGCTTCGACGCCCGCGCGCGCAGCGTCGCGCACGGCGTGCGAATTCCGGCCCGGCTCCACGACGAGATCGTCGCGCTGCTCGACTGA